A genomic region of Haliotis asinina isolate JCU_RB_2024 chromosome 1, JCU_Hal_asi_v2, whole genome shotgun sequence contains the following coding sequences:
- the LOC137273247 gene encoding loricrin-like, whose protein sequence is MASSVDMCPDGDIQSRHSGGIGDGLRASGAVSDGQSVSGGIGDGLCVSGGIGDGLRVTGGICGGLRASGAVSDGQSVSGGIGDGLCVSGGIGDGLSVSGGIGYGLCVSGGIGDGLRASGAVSDGQSVSGGIGNGLCVSGGIGDGLSVSGGIGDGLRASGAVSDGQSVSGGIGNGLCVSGGIGDGLSVSGGIGDGLRASGAVSDGQSVSGGIGDGLRVTGGICGGLRASGGISDVLCGSGGIGDGLRASGGISDVLCGSGGIGDGLRASGGISDVLCGSGGIGDGLRASGGISDVLCGSGGIGDGLRASGGISDVLCGSGGIGDGLRASGGISDVLCGSGGIGDGLRASGGISDVLCGSGGIGDGLRASGGISDVLCGSGGIGDGLRASGGISDVLCGSGGIGDGLRASGGISDVLCGSGGIGDGLRASGGISDVLCGSGGIGDGLRASGGISDVLCGSGGIGDGLRASGGISDVLCGSGGIGDGLRASGGISDVLCGSGGIGDGLRASGGISDVLCGSGGIGDGLRASGGISDVLCGSGGIGDGLRASGGISDVLCGSGGIGDGVHASCGIGDCLRVTGGIGDGVRVSGGIGDGRRVSGGIGDGLRVSVGIGNGLRVSGVTGDDLRVAV, encoded by the coding sequence TGGAGGTATAGGTGATGGTCTACGTGCAAGTGGTGCTGTAAGTGATGGTCAGAGTGTTAGTGGAGGTATAGGTGATGGTCTGTGTGTTAGTGGAGGTATAGGTGATGGTCTGCGTGTTACTGGAGGTATATGTGGTGGACTACGTGCAAGTGGTGCTGTAAGTGATGGTCAGAGTGTTAGTGGAGGTATAGGTGATGGTCTGTGTGTTAGTGGAGGTATAGGTGATGGTCTAAGTGTTAGTGGAGGTATAGGTTATGGTCTGTGTGTTAGTGGAGGTATAGGTGATGGTCTACGTGCAAGTGGTGCTGTAAGTGATGGTCAGAGTGTTAGTGGGGGTATAGGTAATGGTCTGTGTGTTAGTGGAGGTATAGGTGATGGTCTAAGTGTTAGTGGAGGTATAGGTGATGGTCTACGTGCAAGTGGTGCTGTAAGTGATGGTCAGAGTGTTAGTGGGGGTATAGGTAATGGTCTGTGTGTTAGTGGAGGTATAGGTGATGGTCTAAGTGTTAGTGGAGGTATAGGTGATGGTCTACGTGCAAGTGGTGCTGTAAGTGATGGTCAGAGTGTTAGTGGAGGTATAGGTGATGGTCTACGTGTTACTGGAGGTATATGTGGTGGACTACGTGCAAGTGGTGGTATAAGTGATGTTCTATGTGGTAGCGGTGGTATTGGCGATGGTCTACGTGCAAGTGGTGGTATAAGTGATGTTCTATGTGGTAGCGGTGGTATTGGCGATGGTCTACGTGCAAGTGGTGGTATAAGTGATGTTCTATGTGGTAGCGGTGGTATTGGCGATGGTCTACGTGCAAGTGGTGGTATAAGTGATGTTCTATGTGGTAGCGGTGGTATTGGCGATGGTCTACGTGCAAGTGGTGGTATAAGTGATGTTCTATGTGGTAGCGGTGGTATTGGCGATGGTCTACGTGCAAGTGGTGGTATAAGTGATGTTCTATGTGGTAGCGGTGGTATTGGCGATGGTCTACGTGCAAGTGGTGGTATAAGTGATGTTCTATGTGGTAGCGGTGGTATTGGCGATGGTCTACGTGCAAGTGGTGGTATAAGTGATGTTCTATGTGGTAGCGGTGGTATTGGCGATGGTCTACGTGCAAGTGGTGGTATAAGTGATGTTCTATGTGGTAGCGGTGGTATTGGCGATGGTCTACGTGCAAGTGGTGGTATAAGTGATGTTCTATGTGGTAGCGGTGGTATTGGCGATGGTCTACGTGCAAGTGGTGGTATAAGTGATGTTCTATGTGGTAGCGGTGGTATTGGCGATGGTCTACGTGCAAGTGGTGGTATAAGTGATGTTCTATGTGGTAGCGGTGGTATTGGCGATGGTCTACGTGCAAGTGGTGGTATAAGTGATGTTCTATGTGGTAGCGGTGGTATTGGCGATGGTCTACGTGCAAGTGGTGGTATAAGTGATGTTCTATGTGGTAGCGGTGGTATTGGCGATGGTCTACGTGCAAGTGGTGGTATAAGTGATGTTCTATGTGGTAGCGGTGGTATTGGCGATGGTCTACGTGCAAGTGGTGGTATAAGTGATGTTCTATGTGGTAGCGGTGGTATTGGCGATGGTCTACGTGCAAGTGGTGGTATAAGTGATGTTCTATGTGGTAGCGGTGGTATTGGCGATGGTGTGCATGCAAGCTGTGGTATTGGTGATTGTCTACGTGTTACTGGAGGTATAGGTGATGGTGTACGTGTTAGTGGGGGTATAGGTGATGGTCGGCGTGTTAGTGGAGGTATAGGTGATGGTCTACGTGTTAGTGTAGGTATAGGTAATGGTCTGCGTGTTAGTGGTGTTACAGGTGATGATCTACGAGTGGCGGTATAG